Proteins encoded within one genomic window of Polynucleobacter duraquae:
- a CDS encoding FAD/NAD(P)-binding protein, giving the protein MTQDIKEIVIIGDGFAAAVAFIHLLRRGIHCSKILLIGPGLLGKGNAYNCISPFFRLNVREDLPSVFSEDPLHFARWAKVHIDDSEAQTEAGYFYRRQDFGRYISELVSKELGSDQIDQIYAKVSNLYKANEYWCLEIDKLKTIVAQRVIIATGNPPPIWPCAVQNIQTAMSPSQLIESPWVGKDLGNIHAHEEIILLGGGLTALDAINALVGQGHQGVIKVIGPRAVFPPMQAGWKREGQPDWPKNLTPAKLVRFIRNYLPSAPTDSVVWQSAWEELRPNINMIWQQFSYFQRRILFKRLGWLWSLYRFRASPQTIKAYRKLEANKQIQFVLGRAKRIEVAQTVTVVLGDGSKVSGDRIFNCTGVGRDSLLSKLIADQIARPDALGKSIAVASDYRVSKLSGGEWDDLWMIGPATMGSLGDVIAASSIAKQAEQLSIQITLK; this is encoded by the coding sequence ATGACCCAAGATATAAAAGAAATTGTCATTATTGGGGATGGCTTTGCTGCCGCAGTTGCGTTCATTCATCTCTTGCGCAGGGGAATACATTGTTCAAAGATTCTATTAATTGGTCCTGGATTATTGGGTAAAGGGAATGCATATAACTGTATTAGTCCTTTTTTTCGCCTCAATGTTCGCGAGGATCTTCCATCTGTTTTTTCTGAGGACCCATTGCATTTTGCAAGGTGGGCTAAGGTGCATATAGATGACTCTGAAGCACAAACGGAAGCGGGCTACTTTTATCGGCGCCAGGATTTCGGTCGCTATATTTCCGAGCTTGTAAGCAAAGAACTTGGCTCAGATCAGATCGATCAGATTTATGCAAAAGTAAGCAATCTATATAAGGCTAACGAGTATTGGTGCCTTGAGATAGACAAGCTCAAGACGATTGTTGCGCAGCGGGTGATTATTGCAACCGGTAATCCGCCACCCATTTGGCCCTGCGCCGTTCAAAATATTCAGACTGCTATGAGCCCTTCGCAGCTTATTGAGAGCCCTTGGGTGGGTAAGGACCTGGGCAATATTCATGCTCATGAAGAAATTATTTTGCTTGGCGGAGGCTTAACTGCATTGGATGCAATTAATGCGCTTGTTGGTCAAGGGCATCAAGGCGTGATTAAAGTGATAGGCCCAAGAGCAGTCTTCCCGCCAATGCAAGCGGGCTGGAAGAGAGAGGGCCAACCCGATTGGCCAAAAAACTTAACTCCGGCTAAGTTAGTTCGCTTTATTCGTAACTACCTTCCTTCCGCACCAACGGATAGCGTGGTATGGCAAAGTGCATGGGAAGAGCTTAGACCAAATATAAATATGATTTGGCAGCAATTTTCTTATTTCCAGCGTCGAATTCTTTTTAAGCGGCTCGGCTGGCTTTGGTCTTTATATCGCTTTAGGGCATCACCCCAAACAATTAAGGCCTATAGAAAGCTGGAGGCTAATAAACAGATTCAATTTGTATTGGGGCGCGCCAAACGAATTGAGGTTGCACAAACAGTAACAGTAGTTTTGGGCGATGGATCTAAGGTGTCGGGAGATCGGATATTCAATTGCACTGGGGTTGGGCGCGATTCTTTACTTAGTAAGTTAATTGCAGATCAAATTGCAAGACCGGACGCCCTTGGAAAATCGATTGCGGTAGCTAGCGACTATAGAGTTTCCAAATTATCGGGTGGGGAATGGGATGATTTATGGATGATTGGGCCTGCAACTATGGGCAGCCTAGGTGACGTGATAGCTGCAAGCTCAATTGCCAAACAGGCCGAGCAGTTATCGATTCAAATAACACTTAAGTAA
- a CDS encoding OsmC domain/YcaO domain-containing protein, with protein sequence MEIKVNFLDKLRLEAKFDDFTVIADQPIRYKGDGSAPGPFDYFLASSALCAAYFVKLYCDTRNISTEHIRLSQNNIVDPENRYQQIFKIQVELPEDISATDRQGILRSIERCTVKKVVQEGPEFVIEEVKNLDADAQTLLALRPDSNLSTYIAGKDLPLEQTIANMSGVLANLGIKIEIASWRNLIPNVWSLHIRDAHSPMCFTNGKGSTKESALASALGEYIERLSNNHFYAGAFWGEEIANASFVHYPAERWFKPGPKNALPKEILDKYCLNIFNADGELRGSHLIDTNSGNGERGICSLPYMRQSDGETVYFPSNLIENLYVSNGMSAGNTLAEAQVQCLSEIFERAVKREILEREIALPDIPQEVLAKYPSILAGIQSLEEQGFPVLVKDASLGGVYPVMCVTLMNPRTGGVFASFGAHPSLEVALERSLTELLQGRSLEGLNDLPPPTFISEAVTEPNNFVEHFIDSSGIVSWRFFSARSDYDFVEWDFSGKSENSNEEEAATLFGILQSIGKEAYVAVYDQLGAIACRILVPGYSEVYPIEDLVWDNINKALLFRADILNISNLDDAGLCALLERLENNELDEYGDIATLIGIEFDENTPWGQLTVLELKLLIHLALKQHEEAHELVGSFLQYNDNTVERKLFYQALNAVLETVLDDNLELDDYLVNFRRMFGSERMDAVVGSVDGTIRFYGLTPTSMKLEGLDRHHRLIDSYRKIHAAREKNGNCD encoded by the coding sequence GTGGAAATAAAGGTCAATTTTCTCGATAAGCTACGCCTTGAAGCCAAGTTTGACGACTTCACGGTGATTGCTGATCAGCCTATCCGCTATAAGGGTGACGGTTCAGCCCCGGGGCCTTTTGATTACTTCTTAGCTTCGTCAGCCTTATGTGCCGCTTATTTTGTGAAGTTATATTGTGATACGCGCAATATCTCAACAGAGCATATTCGCCTTTCTCAAAATAATATTGTCGATCCAGAAAACCGTTACCAACAAATTTTTAAAATTCAAGTAGAGCTTCCGGAAGACATTTCTGCCACCGATCGCCAGGGTATTTTGCGCTCCATTGAGCGTTGCACGGTGAAGAAAGTGGTACAAGAAGGCCCAGAGTTTGTTATTGAAGAGGTTAAAAACTTAGATGCGGATGCTCAAACTTTATTGGCTTTAAGGCCAGATTCAAATTTGAGCACTTACATTGCCGGCAAAGATTTACCGCTAGAACAAACTATTGCCAATATGTCTGGTGTGTTGGCTAATCTAGGAATTAAGATCGAAATCGCTTCGTGGCGCAATTTAATCCCAAATGTATGGTCTTTGCATATTCGCGATGCACACTCACCAATGTGCTTTACCAATGGCAAGGGATCTACGAAAGAAAGCGCACTTGCTTCAGCCTTGGGTGAGTATATCGAGCGACTGAGCAACAACCATTTCTATGCGGGCGCATTCTGGGGTGAAGAGATCGCTAACGCTTCCTTTGTTCATTACCCTGCTGAGCGCTGGTTTAAGCCAGGCCCTAAAAATGCCCTGCCTAAAGAAATACTGGATAAGTACTGTCTCAATATTTTTAATGCTGATGGCGAGTTGCGCGGGTCACATTTAATTGACACTAATTCTGGTAATGGCGAGCGCGGCATTTGTTCATTGCCTTATATGCGCCAGTCCGATGGTGAGACGGTGTATTTTCCTTCTAACCTGATTGAAAATCTCTATGTCAGCAATGGTATGAGCGCTGGCAATACGCTGGCTGAAGCTCAGGTGCAATGTTTATCTGAGATATTTGAGCGAGCAGTGAAGCGTGAAATTCTTGAACGTGAAATTGCTTTGCCAGATATTCCGCAGGAAGTGCTTGCAAAGTACCCTAGCATCTTGGCAGGCATTCAGAGTCTTGAGGAACAGGGCTTCCCAGTATTGGTAAAGGACGCATCACTGGGTGGTGTATATCCAGTTATGTGCGTTACTCTAATGAACCCAAGAACAGGTGGCGTGTTTGCTTCATTCGGTGCTCATCCAAGTTTAGAGGTGGCATTGGAGCGGAGTTTGACTGAGCTACTTCAGGGGCGTAGCTTGGAGGGCCTCAATGATTTGCCTCCGCCTACCTTTATAAGTGAAGCGGTCACTGAGCCAAATAACTTTGTTGAACACTTTATTGATTCAAGTGGCATCGTCTCTTGGCGCTTCTTTAGTGCAAGATCAGACTACGATTTTGTTGAGTGGGATTTTTCCGGCAAAAGTGAAAACTCGAATGAAGAAGAGGCGGCCACCTTGTTCGGCATTCTTCAGTCTATTGGCAAAGAAGCTTACGTTGCGGTCTATGACCAGCTAGGAGCAATCGCATGTCGAATCTTAGTGCCTGGCTATTCTGAGGTTTATCCAATTGAAGACCTTGTTTGGGATAACATCAATAAAGCGTTGTTGTTTCGCGCCGATATTTTGAATATATCCAATTTGGATGATGCCGGCTTATGCGCACTGCTTGAGCGCTTAGAAAATAATGAGCTAGATGAGTACGGTGATATCGCCACACTGATCGGTATCGAGTTTGATGAAAATACGCCCTGGGGTCAGCTAACAGTGTTGGAGTTAAAGCTACTCATTCATCTTGCTTTGAAGCAGCATGAAGAGGCCCATGAGCTGGTCGGCTCTTTCCTTCAATATAACGACAATACAGTCGAGCGTAAATTGTTTTATCAGGCATTGAATGCAGTGTTAGAGACGGTACTAGATGACAACTTAGAGCTTGATGACTACCTAGTTAACTTTCGTAGAATGTTTGGTAGCGAGAGAATGGATGCTGTAGTGGGGTCCGTAGATGGAACTATTCGCTTCTATGGTTTAACCCCCACAAGCATGAAACTCGAGGGTCTCGATAGGCATCACCGCTTGATTGATAGCTATAGAAAAATACATGCTGCTAGAGAAAAAAATGGTAATTGTGACTAA
- a CDS encoding response regulator, protein MASILVVDDEMGIRELLNEILTDEGHTVYAAESAMQARTIREQMRPDLVLLDIWMPDVDGISLLKEWSKTGQLTMPVVMMSGHATIDTAVEATRIGALNFLEKPIALQKLLKTVTKALESSPKHVELAEEKLSAAPSSSPSLKAVVSESASQVQSGEYISGIAKTYFDLPLREARDLFEKAYFEHQMIIMGGSMTKISEYTGLERTHLYRKLKALGIDTSRNKAEQ, encoded by the coding sequence ATGGCAAGTATTTTGGTGGTCGATGATGAGATGGGAATTCGTGAGCTTCTCAATGAGATTCTGACGGATGAGGGTCATACCGTGTATGCGGCTGAGAGTGCTATGCAGGCGCGTACAATTCGCGAACAAATGCGCCCAGACCTAGTCTTGCTAGATATTTGGATGCCCGATGTTGACGGCATTAGTTTATTAAAAGAGTGGTCTAAAACAGGGCAACTCACCATGCCCGTGGTGATGATGTCAGGGCATGCCACGATTGATACGGCCGTTGAAGCCACCCGCATAGGCGCACTCAATTTCTTGGAAAAGCCGATTGCACTTCAAAAGTTACTCAAGACGGTTACCAAGGCCTTAGAAAGTTCGCCTAAGCATGTTGAGCTCGCTGAAGAAAAATTGTCGGCGGCGCCTTCTTCAAGTCCAAGCCTGAAAGCGGTAGTCAGCGAGTCGGCCTCGCAAGTTCAGAGTGGGGAGTACATCAGCGGGATTGCAAAAACCTATTTTGATTTGCCGCTTCGTGAGGCTAGAGACTTATTCGAAAAGGCCTACTTTGAGCATCAAATGATCATCATGGGTGGTAGCATGACCAAAATTTCTGAGTACACGGGCTTAGAGCGGACTCACCTCTATCGCAAGCTTAAAGCTTTAGGAATCGATACTTCACGCAATAAAGCCGAGCAATAA
- a CDS encoding sensor histidine kinase: MKISLNFIGPNAFEKDAWKRRALPIAMVVTGAFALLLLALLSVATSNTEFFDNYFIWLYAANVIVGICLTLVILTLVIVIAIRWRKGRFGTRLVAKLAMIFALVGVVPGLILYGVSLQFVSRSIETWFDVQVESALDAGLELGRVTLRVAQEEILAEGNYIAEQIVQVPSGATSEQVGTMVMKIRNQFGIQEVSLFSIQRNLILTSESRPKKYLPAPTPDVITEAFKKKGITSVEQIEVDGGQSAYRVRAIVPIVRKKQISGKSGASSEVEDKYFLQLVRFIPGPLAKNIVAVESAYSDYQEKSLGRTGLRKMFVGTLTLTLFFALFVAVTLALILGRQLARPLLMLLKGTQAVAQGDLSPKPELDTGDELGMLTRQFNVMTRQLADTRTSLQESKAFLETVLGNLTAGVCIFDKNFNMVSSNSGADRIFSQDLTKMDGRPLSDSPSLIEFDKAIKEGFATLKLSVGEDDSQPSVAKNKLAPVWQKQIQLHSTNEFENEPGVTLFIRGTELTADLRMVVFDDITDVVSAQRSIAWSEVARRLAHEIKNPLTPIQLSAERLQHKLAGKLSPEQEEMMNRSTETIIGQVQAMKEMVNDFRDFAKTPSPQLKSVSINTLTQEILGLYEGSPIKTRLDSRCPNIMGDSTQLRQIIHNLLQNAQDATLEGTHQSEPVEIKTELVPYGESHGVPQNAVRLTISDSGSGFPAKILARAFEPYVTTKSKGTGLGLAVVKKIVDDHGAKIEIRNRMQADEVIGAQVSILFMNLAKEAA, translated from the coding sequence ATGAAGATATCTTTAAACTTCATTGGGCCAAATGCGTTTGAGAAAGACGCTTGGAAAAGACGAGCCCTTCCAATAGCCATGGTAGTAACTGGCGCCTTTGCGCTATTGCTGTTAGCGCTGCTATCGGTTGCAACATCCAATACTGAGTTTTTTGATAACTATTTTATTTGGCTTTATGCGGCCAATGTCATTGTTGGTATTTGTTTAACTTTAGTCATTCTGACTTTAGTGATCGTGATTGCCATTCGTTGGCGCAAGGGCCGATTTGGTACGCGCTTAGTTGCCAAGCTAGCCATGATTTTTGCTTTGGTTGGCGTCGTTCCGGGATTAATTTTATATGGCGTTTCTTTGCAGTTCGTATCTCGCAGCATTGAGACTTGGTTTGACGTTCAGGTAGAGTCCGCGCTAGACGCTGGACTTGAGCTGGGGCGCGTTACCCTGCGCGTTGCGCAAGAAGAGATTTTGGCGGAGGGCAATTACATTGCTGAGCAAATTGTTCAGGTCCCTTCGGGCGCGACCTCTGAACAGGTTGGCACCATGGTAATGAAGATCCGTAACCAATTTGGCATTCAAGAGGTGAGTCTGTTTAGTATCCAGCGCAACCTAATCTTAACTAGCGAATCTAGGCCCAAAAAATATCTACCCGCACCTACTCCCGATGTCATCACTGAGGCATTTAAAAAGAAGGGCATCACCTCTGTTGAGCAAATAGAGGTGGATGGGGGGCAGAGTGCTTATCGGGTTAGAGCGATTGTGCCGATTGTGCGAAAAAAACAGATCTCGGGAAAATCGGGCGCTAGCTCAGAGGTGGAGGATAAATATTTTTTGCAACTAGTGCGCTTTATTCCTGGCCCATTGGCCAAGAATATCGTTGCGGTTGAGTCTGCCTACAGCGACTACCAGGAGAAATCCTTGGGTCGAACCGGCCTAAGAAAAATGTTTGTTGGTACGCTCACACTCACGTTATTTTTTGCATTATTTGTGGCGGTTACTTTAGCTTTGATTTTGGGTCGTCAGTTGGCTAGGCCTTTGTTGATGCTATTAAAGGGCACTCAGGCCGTTGCTCAGGGTGACTTATCCCCAAAGCCAGAGTTAGATACTGGCGATGAGTTGGGAATGTTGACGCGTCAATTTAATGTGATGACTCGCCAGCTTGCTGATACAAGAACCTCCCTCCAAGAATCTAAAGCATTCCTTGAAACAGTCTTGGGCAATTTAACTGCTGGTGTTTGTATCTTTGATAAAAATTTCAACATGGTCTCTAGTAATTCTGGTGCTGACCGTATCTTTAGCCAAGACTTAACTAAAATGGATGGACGTCCTTTAAGCGATAGCCCAAGCCTCATTGAGTTTGATAAGGCCATCAAAGAGGGCTTTGCTACGCTGAAGTTGTCTGTTGGAGAAGATGATAGCCAGCCCTCAGTAGCTAAAAATAAATTAGCGCCAGTCTGGCAAAAACAGATTCAGCTTCACAGCACAAACGAGTTTGAGAATGAGCCCGGTGTTACTTTATTTATTCGTGGAACCGAGCTAACCGCCGATTTACGTATGGTGGTTTTTGATGACATTACCGATGTAGTTAGTGCACAGCGCTCCATTGCTTGGAGTGAGGTAGCGAGGCGCTTGGCGCATGAGATTAAGAATCCGCTAACCCCCATACAGCTCTCTGCAGAGAGATTACAGCACAAGTTAGCCGGCAAACTGAGTCCCGAGCAAGAGGAGATGATGAATCGCAGCACAGAAACCATCATCGGCCAAGTTCAGGCCATGAAAGAGATGGTGAATGATTTTAGGGATTTCGCAAAGACACCAAGCCCGCAACTAAAATCGGTCTCTATTAATACTTTGACACAAGAGATCCTCGGACTATACGAAGGAAGCCCTATAAAAACCCGGTTGGATTCTCGTTGCCCAAATATTATGGGGGACTCTACGCAACTCAGACAGATTATTCATAATCTTTTGCAAAATGCGCAAGATGCTACTCTTGAGGGCACCCATCAATCTGAGCCAGTTGAGATAAAAACAGAATTAGTGCCTTACGGAGAATCACATGGTGTGCCACAAAATGCGGTACGTTTAACAATAAGTGATAGTGGTTCAGGTTTTCCAGCTAAGATATTGGCAAGAGCCTTTGAGCCCTATGTAACAACGAAAAGTAAAGGCACTGGATTGGGATTGGCGGTGGTGAAGAAAATAGTAGACGATCACGGCGCCAAAATCGAAATCCGGAATCGTATGCAGGCGGATGAGGTGATCGGTGCGCAAGTATCAATTTTGTTTATGAATCTGGCAAAAGAGGCAGCATAA